A region from the Conexibacter woesei Iso977N genome encodes:
- a CDS encoding PhoH family protein — protein sequence MSVRRQIELSNDVAAALSGTHDAVLRQLESHVDCELFLRGNLVTLEGEAEAVANAAVVVRELAELIQGGHQITPGTLDAVTSALDQHESPAKVLEDVVWRHRSAKIAPKSVNQKRYVDSIRANTVTFGIGPAGTGKTFLAVAMAAAALARKEVNRIILTRPAVEAGERLGFLPGDLMAKIDPYLRPLFDALNDMLDPEKVAGFLEKGVIEVAPLAFMRGRTLNDSFVILDEAQNTTPEQMKMFLTRLGFGSKMVITGDITQVDLPRNEKSGLIVVGDILEEVDGVDFVRFGGGDVVRHRLVQRIVEAYDAHDQAAAPDLRSAGSGAGERKRA from the coding sequence ATGAGCGTCCGGCGCCAGATCGAGCTTTCCAACGACGTCGCGGCCGCGCTGAGCGGCACGCATGACGCGGTGCTGCGCCAGCTGGAGTCGCACGTCGACTGCGAGCTGTTCCTGCGCGGGAACTTGGTGACCTTGGAGGGCGAGGCGGAGGCCGTGGCGAACGCCGCGGTCGTGGTCCGGGAGCTGGCCGAGCTGATCCAGGGCGGGCACCAGATCACGCCGGGGACGTTGGATGCGGTGACCAGCGCGCTGGACCAGCACGAGTCGCCGGCCAAGGTGCTCGAGGACGTCGTGTGGCGGCATCGCAGCGCGAAGATCGCGCCGAAGTCGGTCAACCAGAAGAGGTACGTGGATTCGATCCGCGCCAACACCGTGACGTTCGGCATCGGGCCGGCCGGCACCGGCAAGACCTTCCTGGCGGTGGCGATGGCCGCGGCCGCGCTCGCGCGCAAGGAGGTCAACCGCATCATCTTGACTCGCCCGGCCGTCGAGGCGGGCGAGCGGCTCGGCTTCCTGCCGGGCGACCTGATGGCCAAGATCGACCCGTACCTGCGACCGCTGTTCGACGCGTTGAACGACATGTTGGATCCGGAGAAGGTCGCCGGGTTCCTGGAGAAGGGCGTGATCGAGGTCGCGCCGCTGGCGTTCATGCGCGGGCGGACGCTGAACGACTCGTTCGTGATCCTCGACGAGGCCCAGAACACGACGCCCGAGCAGATGAAGATGTTCCTGACGCGGCTCGGGTTCGGGTCGAAGATGGTCATCACCGGCGACATCACGCAGGTCGACCTGCCGCGCAACGAGAAGTCCGGGCTGATCGTGGTCGGCGACATCCTGGAGGAGGTCGACGGCGTCGACTTCGTGCGCTTCGGCGGCGGCGACGTGGTCCGGCACCGGCTGGTGCAGCGGATCGTCGAGGCCTACGACGCGCACGACCAGGCTGCGGCGCCGGACCTGCGCAGCGCGGGCAGCGGCGCGGGCGAGCGCAAGCGCGCTTGA
- a CDS encoding GatB/YqeY domain-containing protein: MSSIADSVKQDLTTAMKAGEKARVGALRLVLSELQKAAKDGNDDEQAILRRERKRRLESAAAFRDAGRAELAEGEESEAAVIQGYLPAELGDEELRAIVADAIAETGATTPKDMGGVMKVAVEKAGGRADGKRISGLVREALA; the protein is encoded by the coding sequence ATGAGCAGCATCGCGGACAGCGTCAAGCAGGATCTCACGACCGCCATGAAGGCGGGCGAGAAGGCGCGCGTCGGCGCGCTGCGGCTCGTCCTGTCCGAGTTGCAGAAGGCCGCCAAGGACGGCAACGACGACGAGCAGGCGATCCTGCGCCGTGAGCGCAAGCGCCGCTTGGAGTCCGCTGCCGCCTTCCGGGACGCGGGCCGCGCCGAGCTGGCCGAGGGCGAGGAGTCCGAGGCGGCGGTCATCCAGGGCTACCTCCCGGCGGAGCTGGGCGACGAGGAGCTGCGCGCGATCGTGGCCGACGCGATCGCCGAGACCGGCGCGACCACGCCGAAGGACATGGGCGGCGTGATGAAGGTCGCCGTCGAGAAAGCCGGCGGGCGCGCGGACGGCAAGCGGATCAGCGGGCTGGTGCGGGAGGCGCTGGCATGA
- a CDS encoding C40 family peptidase — MLLMSLDCRPHHRTLPRLAAGACVLLTFLTAFLLHTAPARAVSIGTWNLAEQHDVRVAGLLHDLPDGGFHGERPLAGTELRDALGALATTLGVPRIPAIPDGSVSVAGFDRLLAGQLGVADTAAQVQHELWKAGLDPAPALGFEVVARALGLRDNHPANQERFELYPTQAITRAEAAHSLAVAIRWKGTAAQWAQDYFTNFLLPDDTSAQRQVLRLAIAKIGMPYIWGGETDTASAYFGGQVHGGYDCSGFVWRVFKLGHLTWGAQIHGRTAAQQAAEIPKQQRIRLDDVHPADLVFFGPGRFWQRATERRIVHEGIALSPDWMVHSSGQGVYISQLRLDPWRARRFSWARRVLP; from the coding sequence ATGCTGCTCATGTCCCTCGATTGTAGGCCGCACCATCGGACGCTCCCACGCCTCGCGGCCGGGGCGTGCGTCCTGCTGACCTTCCTGACGGCGTTCCTCCTGCACACGGCGCCCGCCCGCGCGGTCAGCATCGGGACATGGAACCTCGCCGAGCAGCACGACGTCCGGGTCGCCGGGCTGCTGCACGACCTCCCCGACGGCGGCTTCCACGGCGAGCGCCCGCTGGCCGGGACCGAGCTCCGCGACGCCCTCGGCGCGCTCGCGACCACGCTCGGCGTCCCGCGCATCCCGGCGATCCCCGACGGCAGCGTGAGCGTCGCGGGCTTCGACCGCCTGCTCGCCGGCCAGCTCGGCGTGGCGGACACCGCGGCCCAGGTCCAGCACGAGCTGTGGAAGGCCGGCCTGGACCCCGCGCCCGCCCTCGGCTTCGAGGTCGTCGCCCGCGCCCTGGGCCTACGCGACAACCACCCGGCGAACCAGGAGCGCTTCGAGCTCTACCCCACGCAGGCGATCACCCGCGCCGAGGCCGCGCACTCGCTCGCGGTCGCCATCAGGTGGAAGGGCACCGCCGCGCAGTGGGCCCAGGACTACTTCACCAACTTCCTGCTGCCGGACGACACGAGCGCGCAGCGGCAAGTCCTACGTCTTGCGATCGCCAAGATCGGCATGCCCTACATCTGGGGCGGCGAGACCGACACGGCGTCGGCGTACTTCGGCGGCCAGGTCCACGGCGGCTACGACTGCTCCGGCTTCGTCTGGCGCGTCTTCAAGTTGGGGCACTTGACCTGGGGCGCGCAGATCCACGGCCGCACCGCCGCCCAGCAGGCCGCCGAGATCCCCAAGCAGCAACGCATACGCCTCGACGACGTCCACCCCGCCGACCTGGTGTTCTTCGGGCCTGGCCGCTTCTGGCAGCGCGCGACCGAGCGCCGGATCGTCCACGAGGGCATCGCGCTCAGCCCCGACTGGATGGTCCACTCCAGCGGCCAAGGGGTCTACATCAGCCAGCTCCGGCTCGACCCCTGGCGCGCCAGGCGCTTCAGCTGGGCTCGGCGAGTGCTTCCGTAG
- a CDS encoding NAD(P)/FAD-dependent oxidoreductase — protein sequence MAWHVVIAGGGFGGFYAARALERALPPQAARITLVNDVNFMLYTPLLPGAAAGTLEPRHVVVPLREELKRTHLRLGSVVGGDPEAKTVTVKTLKGTTEELAYDHLIVALGSVSRTLPIPGLAEYGIGFKSLPEAIRLRNHVLRTLEIAETLEDPAERKKWLTYVFVGAGYAGLEGLAELQDFAADVIDLYPRCRTQGMRWILVEARDQVMPEIPRPLADFASRELRGRGIAIRTSTTLDEVREDEVTLSGGEVVPTKTLVWTAGVKPSPVIANLGLPLDDAGRIRVDKTLRVDGYDSVWALGDAAAVPDPAKKGQRSTPPTAQHAIRQGKVAGRNVAAAIGSGKVRPFTFKTKGVFVDMGQGQAVATTLGIRWRGAPAWWLARSYHLAMLPGGKRKWRLLIDWNIQLLFGRDTSELGNLGRAPALGADDAGGVATETTEALAEPS from the coding sequence ATGGCTTGGCACGTGGTCATCGCAGGCGGCGGGTTCGGCGGCTTCTACGCGGCGCGGGCGCTCGAAAGGGCGCTGCCGCCGCAGGCCGCGCGGATCACGCTGGTCAACGACGTCAACTTCATGCTCTACACGCCGCTGCTGCCGGGCGCGGCGGCCGGGACGCTGGAGCCGCGCCACGTCGTGGTCCCGCTGCGCGAGGAGCTCAAGCGCACGCACCTGCGGCTGGGCAGCGTCGTCGGCGGCGACCCGGAGGCGAAGACCGTCACGGTCAAGACGCTGAAGGGCACGACCGAGGAGCTGGCCTACGACCACCTGATCGTGGCGCTGGGCTCCGTCTCCCGGACGCTCCCGATCCCGGGCCTGGCCGAGTACGGCATCGGCTTCAAGTCGCTGCCGGAGGCGATCCGGCTGCGCAACCACGTCCTGCGGACGCTGGAGATCGCCGAGACGCTCGAGGACCCGGCCGAGCGCAAGAAGTGGTTGACCTACGTGTTCGTCGGCGCCGGCTACGCGGGCCTGGAAGGGCTCGCCGAGCTGCAGGACTTCGCGGCCGACGTCATCGACCTCTACCCGCGCTGCCGCACGCAGGGCATGCGCTGGATCCTCGTCGAGGCGCGCGACCAGGTGATGCCCGAGATCCCGAGGCCGCTGGCCGACTTCGCCTCGCGCGAGCTGCGCGGGCGCGGGATCGCGATCCGGACCTCGACGACGCTCGACGAGGTCCGCGAGGACGAGGTCACGCTGTCGGGCGGCGAGGTCGTCCCGACCAAGACGCTGGTCTGGACGGCGGGCGTCAAGCCGTCGCCGGTGATCGCCAACCTCGGGCTGCCGCTCGACGACGCCGGGCGCATCAGGGTCGACAAGACGCTGCGCGTCGACGGCTACGACAGCGTGTGGGCGCTGGGCGACGCGGCCGCGGTCCCGGACCCGGCCAAGAAGGGCCAGAGATCGACGCCGCCGACCGCGCAGCACGCGATCCGGCAGGGCAAGGTCGCGGGCAGGAACGTCGCGGCGGCGATCGGCTCGGGCAAGGTCAGGCCGTTCACGTTCAAGACCAAGGGCGTGTTCGTGGACATGGGCCAGGGGCAGGCCGTGGCGACGACGCTCGGGATCCGCTGGCGCGGCGCGCCCGCGTGGTGGCTGGCGCGGTCCTACCACCTGGCGATGCTGCCGGGCGGCAAGCGCAAGTGGCGGCTGCTGATCGACTGGAACATCCAGCTGCTGTTCGGGCGCGACACGTCCGAGCTGGGCAACCTCGGCCGCGCGCCCGCGCTGGGCGCCGACGACGCCGGCGGGGTCGCCACCGAGACTACGGAAGCACTCGCCGAGCCCAGCTGA
- a CDS encoding APC family permease, with protein sequence MMVNAVAPPEQSVPEQHRLGLPSTVALVVGGIVGTGIFGIPAAVASYGWLTIPAFVIVGAGSIAIALAFAQLVRRTDRSGGPYRYADDAFGPFAGFLAAWTYWIQGWTGHATISVAGAGYLATLIGAGDGKGTTLALSSVILVLPVLNNLIGTRSVGAAVLSTTIIKIAALAIVAVAGLLTFDSGNVGHVTAHGGSVAHALPACCALLLFSFLGMEGAAVATDRVKDPHKNVPRAIVGGVIGVAVLYLAGTLAVQGTLPQDTLAQSSAPFADAARELFGGDWAAKTMAAVAVLSALGSLNGWNMVNAEMVAGAARDGVFPPIAGTRDRRGIPVLALIVNAALAIVLILANAAGDALSLFTTLALLSTFVYVFGYVLSVAAELLHALTDDTGTAQVSKPRVATATLALAFAIWMAGAAGPSAVRAGTVLVLLGVVAYVLTRWRALRR encoded by the coding sequence ATGATGGTGAACGCCGTCGCGCCTCCGGAGCAGTCGGTCCCTGAGCAGCACCGCCTCGGCCTGCCCTCGACCGTCGCGCTCGTCGTCGGCGGGATCGTCGGGACCGGCATCTTCGGGATCCCGGCCGCGGTCGCGAGCTACGGCTGGCTGACGATCCCGGCGTTCGTGATCGTCGGCGCGGGGTCGATCGCGATCGCGCTGGCCTTCGCGCAGCTGGTCCGGCGCACCGACCGCAGCGGCGGGCCCTACCGCTACGCCGACGACGCGTTCGGGCCGTTCGCCGGGTTCCTGGCCGCGTGGACCTACTGGATCCAGGGCTGGACCGGGCACGCCACGATCAGCGTGGCCGGCGCCGGGTACCTCGCGACGCTGATCGGCGCGGGCGACGGGAAGGGCACGACGCTGGCGCTCTCGAGCGTCATCCTCGTCCTGCCGGTCCTCAACAACCTGATCGGGACGCGCTCGGTCGGCGCGGCGGTGCTGAGCACCACGATCATCAAGATCGCCGCGCTGGCGATCGTCGCGGTCGCCGGCCTGCTCACGTTCGACTCCGGCAACGTCGGCCACGTCACCGCGCACGGCGGCTCGGTCGCCCACGCGCTGCCGGCCTGCTGCGCGCTGCTGCTGTTCTCGTTCCTGGGCATGGAGGGCGCGGCGGTCGCGACCGACCGCGTCAAGGACCCGCACAAGAACGTGCCGCGCGCGATCGTCGGCGGCGTGATCGGCGTCGCCGTGCTCTACCTCGCGGGCACGCTGGCGGTGCAGGGGACGCTCCCGCAGGACACGCTCGCGCAGTCGAGCGCGCCGTTCGCCGACGCCGCGCGCGAGCTGTTCGGCGGCGACTGGGCGGCGAAGACGATGGCGGCGGTCGCGGTGCTCTCCGCGCTCGGCTCGCTCAACGGCTGGAACATGGTCAACGCCGAGATGGTCGCGGGCGCGGCGCGCGACGGCGTCTTCCCGCCGATCGCCGGCACGCGCGACCGGCGCGGGATCCCGGTGCTCGCGTTGATCGTCAACGCCGCGCTGGCGATCGTCCTGATCCTCGCCAACGCGGCGGGCGACGCGCTGTCGTTGTTCACCACCTTGGCGTTGTTGTCCACCTTCGTCTACGTCTTCGGCTACGTGTTGAGCGTCGCCGCCGAGCTGCTGCACGCGCTCACCGACGACACCGGGACCGCCCAGGTCTCCAAGCCCCGCGTCGCCACCGCGACGCTGGCGCTGGCCTTCGCGATCTGGATGGCGGGTGCGGCGGGGCCGAGCGCGGTGCGCGCCGGGACCGTCCTGGTCCTGTTGGGCGTTGTCGCGTACGTGCTCACCCGCTGGCGCGCGCTGCGGCGCTAG